A segment of the Collimonas fungivorans genome:
TGTACTGGTTCATGATCAGCTCCAGGGCGTGATGCGCGAACTGGACCGTCTCGGCCTGGACCGCGGCTTCCTGTTCCAGGATGCGCAAGGCCGCCAGGTTGTCTTCGACTTCCTGGAAGCTGGTCAGCACCGCCTGCTTGTACACTGCGACGCTGGCGTCGTAGGCGGCGATCGCCTGGTCGCTTTGCGCGCGGCGGGCGCCGCCGTCGAACAGGGTTGCCGCCAGAGCCGGTCCGAGCGACCAGATGCGGTTGGGCACGGTCAGCCAGTTAGAGAAACTGTTGCTTTGAAATCCGCCGGAAGCCGACAAGGTCAGGTTCGGGAAATAAGCCGCTTTGGCCACGCCGATCTGGGCATTGGCTGCTGCTGCCAGCCGTTCCGCCGCGCTGACGTCTGGACGGCGTTCCAGCAGCGTGGACGGCACGCCGACCGGGATCGCCGGCAATACGGCCACCAGCGGCGCCGGTGCCAGCGAGAATGTGGATGCAGCCTGCCCGGTGAGCAGCGCGATCGCGTGTTCCAGCTGGGAGCGCGATACGCCATTGTCCAGCGCCTGCGCCTGCGCGCCTTTGAGCTGGGTCTGGGCCTGGATCACGTCAGAACGGGCGACCACGCCGACGGCATACTGGTTCTGCGTCAGCTGCAGCGACTTCTGATAGGCCGCTACCGTGTCGTCAAGCAAGGTCTGCTGCAAGTCGAGTACGCGCAGCTGCAGGTAATTCTGCGCCAGTGTGGATTGGGCGCTGAGCCTGGCCACCTGCAAATCGGCGGCGCTGGCCTGGGCCGAAGCCTGGTTGGCTTCCACCGTGCGGCCGATGCGGCCCCACAGATCGGGTTCCCAGCTGGCGCTCAGGCCGAGCGCGTCGGTGGTGCTTACCGAGCCGCCGCTACTCAGGCTGCTGCTATTGCGTCCGCCCGAACGGGTAGCCGAGACATTGGCC
Coding sequences within it:
- a CDS encoding efflux transporter outer membrane subunit, translating into MRQNLKQAHTNKTLLAIAAAVLLLSACAVGPDYVRPATVAPAAFKEMKDWKTATPQDQELHGKWWEIYQDPQLNALVEQVNISNQNLAQAEAQFRQAKALVDSARSSYFPTVSANVSATRSGGRNSSSLSSGGSVSTTDALGLSASWEPDLWGRIGRTVEANQASAQASAADLQVARLSAQSTLAQNYLQLRVLDLQQTLLDDTVAAYQKSLQLTQNQYAVGVVARSDVIQAQTQLKGAQAQALDNGVSRSQLEHAIALLTGQAASTFSLAPAPLVAVLPAIPVGVPSTLLERRPDVSAAERLAAAANAQIGVAKAAYFPNLTLSASGGFQSNSFSNWLTVPNRIWSLGPALAATLFDGGARRAQSDQAIAAYDASVAVYKQAVLTSFQEVEDNLAALRILEQEAAVQAETVQFAHHALELIMNQYKAGTVNYTSVVTAQATAFNADLSALNIQNRRFAASVLLIKALGGGWNQAELPDNAMLNDRGAAKDSKPAAK